From the genome of Streptomyces sp. NBC_00523:
CGGACGTAGTACGGGACGCCGACGGTCAGGACGTCCGGAATGTTGGCGCCGGTGCGCCTGCCGTGCAGGGTGAGCTGCCGGTCGGCCCTCCGTGCCGCGTGGGCGGTTCCGGCCGCTCCGGCCACCAGTCCGCCGGTGATCGTCGCCGCCGAGGTCAGTCGCATCATGCTTCTGCGGTCCATGCGGGTCATCCCGTGCCTCACACCCTTGCTCGTCTCCTGCGCGGTGCGCGTTCGCACCCCACGGGTAACGGCGCCCGGGCCCGGAACGGATCGCCCTCCGCCGGAAGATCACCGGAACGCACGAGCCCCCTAGGCTTACGGGGTGGAGATAACCGTACGAACCGCCGCCGCGCCGGACCTTCCCGCGCTGCTCGCCCTCTACCGCGAGCTGAACCCCGACGACCCCGCCCTGTCGCCGGAGACGGCCCGGGCCGGGTGGGAGCGCATCGCGGCGCAGCAGGGGCGGACCGTTCTCGTCGCGGAGGCCGGCGGGGCCGTCGTCGGGACGGCCGACTGCATCGTCATGCCGAACCTGACCCGGGGCGGCCGGGGCATCCTCTTCGTGGAGAACGTGGTGGTCGCCGGGGCGGGCCGCCGCCGAGGCGTCGGGCGGCGGTTGCTGGACGCGGTGGTGGGCCTCGCGGAGGAGGCGGGCTGCTACAAGGTGCAGCTCCTCGCCGCCGATGACGCGTACGTCCACACGTTCTACGCGTCGTGCGGCTTCGAGCCGCGGGCCCAGGGCTTCCGGCGCTACCTCGCGCGCGAGGCGTGACCCGTGGCGCCGCTCAGCCGTCGGCGCCGAAGCGGTCCGGGGCCAGCGTCTTGAGCAGGGCGTTGACCACCAGGTCCGTCGAGGCGGCCATGTCCACGGCGCCGGGGGCCAGCAGCCATTGGACCTGGAGGCCGTCCATCACGGCGATGACGGCGTTGGCCGCGTGCTCGACCTCGCCCGTCCCGTCGTCGGGGAGGCCGCACACCTCGCGGAGCGCGTCGGCGACGAAACCCCGCAGTCCGTCGTAGCGGTCCCGGAAGTA
Proteins encoded in this window:
- a CDS encoding GNAT family N-acetyltransferase — its product is MEITVRTAAAPDLPALLALYRELNPDDPALSPETARAGWERIAAQQGRTVLVAEAGGAVVGTADCIVMPNLTRGGRGILFVENVVVAGAGRRRGVGRRLLDAVVGLAEEAGCYKVQLLAADDAYVHTFYASCGFEPRAQGFRRYLAREA